The following proteins are encoded in a genomic region of Mycobacterium kiyosense:
- a CDS encoding UPF0353 protein codes for MLGPMTLSGFEHSWFFLFLLVIAALVALYVVLQLARQRRMLRFANMELLESVAPKRPSKWRHVPAILLVCSLVLLTVAMAGPTNDVRIPRNRAVVMLVIDVSQSMRATDVEPNRMVAAQEAAKQFAGELTPGINLGLIAYAGTATVLVSPTTNRDATKAALDKLQFADRTATGEAIFTALQAIATVGAVIGGGDTPPPARIVLFSDGKETMPTNPDNPKGAYTAARTAKDQGVPISTISFGTPYGFVEINDQRQPVPVDDETLKKVAQLSGGNAYNAATLAELKAVYASLQQQIGYETIKGDASVGWLRLGALVLAVAALAALLINRRLPT; via the coding sequence TTGCTCGGGCCGATGACGCTGTCCGGCTTCGAACACTCGTGGTTCTTCCTGTTCCTGTTGGTCATTGCCGCGTTGGTCGCGCTGTACGTGGTGCTGCAGCTGGCGCGGCAGCGGCGCATGTTGCGGTTCGCCAATATGGAGTTGCTGGAAAGCGTTGCGCCCAAACGGCCTTCGAAGTGGCGCCACGTACCGGCCATCCTGCTGGTGTGCTCGCTGGTGCTGCTGACGGTGGCCATGGCCGGGCCCACCAACGATGTCCGGATTCCGCGGAACCGCGCGGTGGTGATGCTGGTGATCGACGTGTCGCAGTCGATGCGCGCCACCGACGTCGAACCGAACCGGATGGTCGCGGCGCAGGAGGCGGCCAAGCAGTTCGCCGGTGAGCTGACCCCCGGCATCAACCTCGGTTTGATCGCCTACGCGGGCACGGCGACCGTGCTGGTGTCGCCGACCACCAACCGCGACGCGACCAAGGCCGCGCTGGACAAACTGCAGTTCGCCGACCGCACCGCCACCGGCGAGGCGATCTTCACCGCGCTGCAGGCGATCGCGACCGTCGGTGCGGTGATCGGCGGCGGGGACACGCCGCCGCCGGCGCGGATCGTGCTGTTCTCCGACGGCAAGGAGACGATGCCGACCAATCCCGACAACCCCAAGGGCGCCTATACGGCCGCGCGCACCGCCAAGGACCAGGGCGTGCCCATCTCGACGATCTCCTTCGGCACCCCGTACGGCTTCGTCGAAATCAACGACCAGCGCCAGCCGGTGCCGGTGGACGACGAGACGTTGAAGAAGGTGGCGCAGCTTTCCGGCGGAAACGCCTACAACGCGGCCACGCTGGCTGAATTGAAGGCGGTATACGCGTCGCTGCAGCAGCAGATCGGCTACGAAACCATCAAGGGCGATGCGAGTGTGGGCTGGTTGCGGCTGGGGGCGCTGGTGCTGGCCGTTGCCGCGCTGGCGGCGCTGCTGATCAACCGCCGGCTGCCCACCTAG
- the hemH gene encoding ferrochelatase, with the protein MDFDAVLLLSFGGPEGPEQVRPFLENVTRGRNVPPERLDDVAEHYLHFGGVSPINGINRALIEQLRAVQDLPVYFGNRNWAPYVEDTVKEMRDNGIRRAAVFTTSAWSGYSSCTQYVEDIARARGAAGDQAPVLVKLRTYFDHPLFVEMFTEAVTNAAEKLPRGRLVFTAHSIPIAADQCCGPNLYSRQVAYAARLVATRAGYEDYDLVWQSRSGPPQVPWLEPDVGDHLTALHQQGVESVIVCPIGFVADHIEVVWDLDHELRLQAEALGVQFARAATPNADPRFAALAIDLIDELREGRRPSRVTGSDPVQGCLGSGNGAPCRPPHCASRSG; encoded by the coding sequence ATGGATTTCGACGCTGTCCTGCTGCTCTCGTTCGGCGGGCCGGAGGGCCCGGAGCAGGTTCGACCGTTCCTGGAGAACGTCACCCGGGGCCGCAACGTGCCGCCCGAGCGGCTCGACGACGTCGCCGAGCACTATCTGCATTTCGGTGGTGTCTCACCGATCAACGGCATCAACCGCGCGCTGATCGAGCAGCTGCGGGCCGTCCAGGACCTACCCGTGTACTTCGGGAACCGCAACTGGGCGCCCTATGTCGAAGATACGGTAAAAGAGATGCGCGACAACGGTATTCGTCGCGCCGCGGTATTCACCACCTCAGCCTGGAGCGGCTATTCCAGTTGCACGCAGTACGTCGAGGATATCGCCAGGGCGCGCGGGGCGGCCGGTGACCAAGCGCCAGTACTGGTCAAGCTGCGTACTTACTTCGACCATCCGCTGTTCGTCGAGATGTTCACCGAAGCCGTGACGAATGCTGCAGAAAAACTGCCCCGCGGGCGCCTGGTCTTCACCGCCCACTCCATTCCGATTGCCGCCGACCAATGCTGCGGACCCAACTTGTACAGCCGTCAAGTTGCTTATGCCGCAAGGCTTGTCGCGACCCGAGCGGGTTACGAGGACTACGACCTGGTGTGGCAGTCGCGCTCGGGACCGCCGCAGGTCCCGTGGCTCGAACCCGACGTCGGTGACCACTTGACAGCGCTGCACCAGCAAGGTGTCGAGTCCGTAATCGTCTGTCCCATCGGCTTTGTCGCCGACCACATCGAGGTGGTGTGGGACCTCGACCATGAGCTGCGGCTACAGGCCGAGGCGCTGGGCGTGCAGTTCGCCAGAGCCGCGACCCCCAACGCCGACCCCCGATTCGCTGCGCTGGCAATCGATTTGATCGACGAACTGCGCGAGGGTAGGCGACCCTCCCGGGTCACCGGCTCCGATCCGGTCCAGGGTTGCCTGGGCAGCGGCAACGGCGCACCGTGCCGTCCGCCGCACTGCGCGTCGAGATCGGGCTAG
- a CDS encoding transcriptional regulator translates to MLRELRSAYERGASIRNLAASTGRSYGSVHSMLLESGTTMRSRGGPNHRSRASRALP, encoded by the coding sequence TTGTTGCGCGAGCTGCGTAGCGCCTACGAGAGAGGCGCCAGCATTCGCAATCTGGCGGCCTCCACCGGGCGGTCCTACGGGTCGGTGCACAGCATGCTGCTCGAGTCGGGCACCACGATGCGAAGCCGCGGTGGCCCCAACCACCGTTCCCGCGCCTCACGCGCGTTACCTTGA
- a CDS encoding TetR family transcriptional regulator, producing MPKVSEDHLEARRRQILDGARRCFAEYGYEQATVRRLEKEIGLSRGAIFHHYRDKDALFFALAQEDTQRMAEVTSRSGLIQVMREMLASPEEFDWLATRQEIARKLRHDPEFSRGWAERSAELAAATTERLRRQKQAGRIRDDVPADVLHCYLDLVLDGLVSRLASGEDPQRLAAVLDLVENSVRAPAPSSRV from the coding sequence GTGCCAAAGGTCAGCGAGGACCATCTGGAGGCCCGACGCCGTCAGATCCTCGACGGTGCACGTCGCTGCTTCGCCGAATACGGCTACGAACAGGCGACCGTGCGCCGACTGGAAAAAGAGATCGGGTTATCCCGCGGCGCGATCTTCCACCACTACCGGGACAAGGATGCGTTGTTCTTCGCGCTCGCGCAGGAGGACACCCAACGCATGGCGGAGGTCACGTCGCGCTCCGGCCTGATTCAGGTGATGCGCGAAATGCTGGCGTCGCCAGAGGAATTCGACTGGCTGGCCACCAGGCAGGAGATCGCCCGCAAGCTGCGCCACGATCCGGAGTTCAGCCGCGGCTGGGCCGAGCGGTCCGCGGAGCTGGCGGCGGCCACCACCGAGCGGTTGCGGCGCCAGAAGCAGGCCGGCCGGATACGCGACGACGTGCCGGCCGACGTGCTGCACTGTTATTTGGATCTGGTGCTCGACGGGCTGGTGAGCCGACTGGCATCGGGCGAGGATCCGCAGCGGCTGGCCGCGGTGCTGGACTTGGTGGAAAACTCGGTCCGAGCACCCGCCCCTTCCTCGCGGGTGTGA
- the moxR1 gene encoding ATPase, with translation MTTAGGGYPGQGAHSAPPTQEAPAGGADGLAAEVHTLERAIFEVKRIIVGQDQLVERMLVGLLAKGHVLLEGVPGVAKTLAVETFAKVVGGSFARIQFTPDLVPTDIVGTRIYRQGKEEFDTELGPVVVNFLLADEINRAPAKVQSALLEVMAERHVSIGGKTFPLPNPFLVMATQNPIEQEGVYPLPEAQRDRFLFKINVGYPSPEEEREIIYRMGVTPPQPKQILGTGDLLRLQGVASNSFVHHALVDYVVRVVMATRHPEQLGMNDVKTWIAFGASPRASLGIIAASRALALVRGRDYVIPQDIIDVIPDVLRHRLVLTYDALADEITSETVISRVLQTVALPQVNAVPQQGHSVGPVMQGATVAAGGR, from the coding sequence ATGACAACAGCAGGTGGCGGTTACCCGGGGCAGGGTGCGCACTCGGCCCCTCCCACCCAGGAGGCGCCCGCGGGCGGCGCCGACGGGTTGGCCGCCGAGGTGCACACCCTGGAGCGAGCGATCTTCGAGGTCAAACGCATCATCGTCGGCCAGGACCAGTTGGTCGAACGGATGCTGGTCGGCCTGCTCGCCAAGGGGCACGTACTGCTGGAAGGTGTCCCCGGTGTCGCCAAGACGCTGGCGGTGGAGACCTTCGCCAAGGTGGTCGGCGGCTCGTTCGCGCGTATCCAGTTCACCCCTGACCTGGTGCCCACCGACATCGTCGGTACCCGCATCTACCGGCAGGGCAAGGAGGAGTTCGACACCGAACTCGGCCCGGTGGTGGTCAACTTCCTGCTCGCCGACGAGATCAACCGCGCACCGGCCAAGGTGCAGTCGGCGCTGCTCGAGGTGATGGCCGAACGCCACGTGTCCATCGGCGGCAAGACTTTCCCGCTGCCCAATCCGTTCCTGGTGATGGCGACGCAGAACCCGATCGAACAGGAAGGCGTCTACCCGCTGCCCGAGGCGCAGCGCGACCGCTTCCTGTTCAAGATCAACGTCGGCTACCCGTCGCCGGAAGAGGAACGCGAGATCATCTACCGGATGGGTGTCACCCCGCCGCAGCCCAAGCAGATTCTGGGCACCGGCGACCTGCTGCGCCTGCAGGGGGTGGCGTCCAACAGCTTCGTGCACCACGCGCTGGTCGATTACGTGGTGCGCGTGGTGATGGCGACGCGTCACCCCGAGCAGTTGGGGATGAACGACGTCAAGACCTGGATCGCATTCGGCGCATCGCCGCGTGCCTCGCTGGGCATCATCGCCGCGTCGCGGGCGCTGGCTCTGGTGCGTGGGCGTGACTACGTGATCCCCCAGGACATCATCGACGTGATTCCCGACGTGCTGCGGCACCGGTTGGTGCTCACCTACGACGCGCTGGCCGACGAGATCACCTCGGAGACCGTGATCAGCCGGGTGCTGCAGACTGTTGCGCTGCCACAGGTCAATGCCGTTCCGCAGCAAGGGCATTCGGTTGGTCCGGTGATGCAGGGTGCCACCGTGGCGGCTGGCGGTCGGTGA
- the inhA gene encoding enoyl-[acyl-carrier-protein] reductase [NADH] — translation MAGLLEGKRILVSGIITDSSIAFHIARVAQEQGAQLVLTGFDRMRLIQRIADRLPEKAPLIELDVQNEEHLATLADRVKAEIGKDNNLDGVVHSIGFMPQTGMGINPFFDAPYEDVSKGIHISAYSYASLAKALLPIMNRGGAIVGMDFDPTRAMPAYNWMTVAKSALESVNRFVAREAGKVGVRSNLVAAGPIRTLAMSAIVGGALGEEAGAQMKLLEEGWDQRAPIGWDMKDPTPVAKTVCAVLSEWLPATTGDIIYADGGAHTQLL, via the coding sequence ATGGCAGGACTGCTCGAAGGTAAACGAATCCTGGTCTCCGGGATCATCACCGACTCGTCGATCGCGTTCCACATCGCCCGGGTGGCCCAGGAGCAGGGCGCCCAGTTGGTGTTGACCGGCTTCGACCGGATGCGGCTGATTCAGCGCATCGCCGACCGGCTGCCGGAGAAGGCGCCGCTGATCGAGCTCGACGTGCAGAACGAGGAGCACCTGGCCACCCTCGCCGACCGGGTCAAGGCCGAGATCGGCAAGGACAACAACCTCGACGGCGTAGTGCACTCGATCGGCTTCATGCCGCAAACCGGCATGGGCATCAACCCGTTCTTCGACGCCCCGTACGAGGACGTCTCCAAAGGCATTCACATCTCGGCGTATTCGTACGCCTCGCTGGCCAAGGCATTGCTGCCGATCATGAACCGCGGTGGCGCCATTGTCGGCATGGACTTCGACCCCACCCGCGCGATGCCGGCCTACAACTGGATGACGGTGGCCAAGAGCGCCCTGGAGTCGGTGAATCGGTTCGTGGCGCGCGAGGCCGGCAAGGTCGGTGTCCGCTCCAATCTTGTTGCCGCAGGCCCAATCCGGACGTTGGCCATGAGCGCCATCGTCGGCGGTGCACTCGGCGAGGAGGCCGGCGCGCAGATGAAGCTGCTCGAAGAGGGCTGGGACCAGCGTGCCCCGATCGGCTGGGACATGAAGGACCCCACTCCGGTCGCCAAGACCGTGTGCGCGGTGTTGTCGGAATGGTTGCCGGCGACGACGGGTGACATCATCTACGCCGACGGCGGCGCCCACACGCAGTTGCTCTAG
- a CDS encoding hypothetical protein (frameshifted, insertion at around 3559783), producing the protein MSPPTWWPPGYIDTEMTRALDERIQKGALEFIPAKRVGTADEVAGVVSFLASEDASYIAGAVIPVDGGMGMGH; encoded by the coding sequence ATGTCACCGCCAACGTGGTGGCCCCCCGGCTACATCGACACCGAGATGACCCGCGCGCTCGACGAGCGCATCCAGAAGGGGGCGCTGGAGTTCATCCCCGCCAAGCGGGTCGGGACCGCCGACGAGGTCGCCGGGGTGGTCAGCTTCCTGGCGTCCGAGGACGCCAGCTACATCGCCGGTGCGGTCATCCCGGTCGATGGTGGCATGGGCATGGGTCACTGA
- a CDS encoding peptidoglycan endopeptidase RipB → MRHNRFRLIGLAWITTLVSGLLIAVAAPAAAEPGEWDPTLPAAISAGAPGDPLAVANASLQATAQATQTTLNLGQQFLSGLGINLGGATPAANNTTGSRIPRANGRQAIEYVIKRAGSQMGVPYSWGGGSLDGPSKGVEDGANITGFDCSGLMRYAFAGVGVLIPRFSGDQYNAGRHIPQDQARRGDLIFYGPNGRQHVTMYLGNGQMLEASSLAGKVTISPVRKPGMTPYLTRIIEY, encoded by the coding sequence ATGCGGCACAACAGATTTCGACTGATCGGTCTGGCCTGGATCACCACACTGGTGTCCGGGCTGTTGATCGCTGTGGCCGCTCCCGCCGCGGCCGAACCGGGGGAGTGGGATCCCACCCTGCCCGCCGCCATCAGCGCCGGCGCCCCCGGTGATCCGCTGGCGGTGGCCAACGCCTCGCTGCAGGCCACCGCGCAGGCCACCCAGACCACGCTGAACCTGGGCCAGCAGTTCCTCAGCGGGCTGGGCATCAACCTGGGCGGGGCCACCCCCGCGGCCAACAACACCACCGGCAGTCGCATCCCGCGAGCAAATGGCCGACAGGCCATCGAGTACGTGATCAAGCGGGCCGGATCGCAGATGGGTGTTCCTTACTCCTGGGGTGGCGGCTCGCTGGACGGGCCGAGCAAAGGCGTCGAGGACGGTGCCAACATCACCGGTTTCGACTGCTCGGGACTGATGCGCTACGCATTCGCCGGCGTCGGCGTGTTGATCCCGCGGTTCTCCGGCGACCAGTACAACGCGGGCCGCCATATCCCGCAGGACCAGGCCCGGCGCGGCGACCTCATCTTCTACGGCCCCAACGGCAGGCAGCACGTCACTATGTATCTGGGCAACGGGCAGATGCTGGAAGCCTCCAGCCTGGCCGGCAAAGTCACCATCAGCCCGGTGCGCAAGCCCGGCATGACGCCCTATCTGACTAGGATCATCGAGTACTGA
- the acn gene encoding aconitate hydratase: MTSKGSVNSFEARDTLKVGDNSYEIYRLDAVPETKKLPYSLKVLAENLLRNEDGANVTKDHINAIANWDPDAEPSIEIQYTPARVVMQDFTGVPCIVDLATMREAIADLGGDPEKVNPLAPADLVIDHSVIADLFGRADAFERNVEIEYERNGERYQFLRWGQGAFDDFKVVPPGTGIVHQVNIEYLASVVMTRDGVAYPDTCVGTDSHTTMVNGLGVLGWGVGGIEAEAAMLGQPVSMLIPRVVGFKLTGEIRAGVTATDVVLTVTEMLRKHGVVGKFVEFYGAGVAEVPLANRATLGNMSPEFGSTAAIFPIDEETIDYLKFTGRSEEQLALVEAYAKEQGLWHDPEHEPKFSEYLELDLSTVVPSIAGPKRPQDRIPLSDAKSTFREQIPNYVGDQDGGQQYSKLDETVEESFPASDPGSPDNGHADDAPKVQSAAAHSKGRVSNPVTVKSDEYGEFELDHGAVVIAAVTSCTNTSNPEVMLGAALLARNAVEKGLASKPWVKTTMAPGSQVVNDYYDKAGLWPYLEKLGFYLVGYGCTTCIGNSGPLPEEISKAVNDNDLAVAAVLSGNRNFEGRINPDVKMNYLASPPLVVAYALAGSMDFDFDKDPLGTDKEGNDVFLKDIWPSQKDVSDTIASAISQEMFVKNYADVFKGDERWQNLPTPSGNTFEWDEDSTYVRKPPYFDGMPAEPEPVSDIKGARVLALLGDSVTTDHISPASSIKPGTPAAEYLDEHGVQRKDYNSFGSRRGNHEVMIRGTFANIRLRNQLLDDVSGGYTRDFTQDGAPQAFIYDAAQNYAAQNIPLVVLGGKEYGSGSSRDWAAKGTRLLGVRAVIAESFERIHRSNLIGMGVIPLQFPDGESAESLGLDGTEVFDITGIEELNNGKTPKTVKVKASKDSGDPIEFDAKVRIDTPGEADYYRNGGILQYVLRNMLKSG, translated from the coding sequence GTGACCAGCAAAGGTTCGGTGAATTCGTTCGAGGCCCGCGACACGCTGAAGGTGGGCGACAACAGCTACGAGATCTATCGCCTCGACGCGGTCCCGGAAACCAAGAAACTCCCCTACAGCCTCAAGGTCCTCGCCGAGAACCTGCTGCGCAACGAAGACGGCGCAAACGTCACCAAAGACCACATCAACGCCATCGCCAACTGGGATCCCGACGCCGAGCCCAGCATCGAAATCCAGTACACGCCAGCGCGCGTCGTGATGCAGGACTTCACCGGGGTGCCCTGCATCGTCGACCTGGCCACCATGCGCGAGGCCATTGCCGACCTCGGCGGCGACCCGGAGAAGGTCAACCCGCTGGCGCCCGCCGACCTGGTCATCGACCACTCGGTGATCGCCGACCTGTTCGGCCGGGCCGACGCATTCGAGCGCAACGTGGAGATCGAATACGAGCGCAACGGTGAGCGTTACCAGTTCCTGCGTTGGGGGCAGGGCGCATTCGACGACTTCAAGGTGGTGCCGCCGGGCACCGGCATCGTGCACCAGGTCAACATCGAATACCTGGCCAGCGTCGTGATGACCCGCGATGGCGTTGCCTATCCCGACACCTGCGTGGGCACCGACTCCCACACCACCATGGTCAACGGTCTCGGCGTACTGGGCTGGGGCGTCGGCGGCATCGAGGCCGAGGCCGCGATGCTCGGCCAGCCGGTTTCGATGCTGATCCCCCGGGTCGTCGGCTTCAAGTTGACCGGCGAGATCCGAGCGGGTGTGACCGCTACCGACGTCGTGCTCACCGTCACCGAGATGCTGCGCAAGCACGGCGTGGTCGGCAAGTTCGTGGAGTTCTACGGCGCCGGCGTGGCCGAGGTGCCGCTGGCCAACCGCGCCACGCTGGGCAACATGAGCCCCGAATTCGGTTCCACCGCAGCGATTTTCCCGATCGACGAAGAGACCATCGACTACCTGAAGTTCACCGGGCGCAGCGAGGAACAGCTGGCGCTGGTCGAAGCCTACGCCAAAGAGCAGGGCCTGTGGCACGACCCCGAGCACGAGCCGAAGTTCTCCGAGTACCTCGAGCTCGACCTGTCCACCGTGGTGCCCTCGATCGCCGGCCCCAAGCGTCCGCAAGACCGCATTCCGCTGTCCGACGCCAAATCCACTTTCCGCGAACAGATTCCGAACTACGTAGGTGACCAGGACGGCGGTCAGCAGTACTCCAAGCTCGACGAGACCGTCGAGGAGTCGTTCCCGGCCAGCGACCCGGGTTCACCCGACAACGGGCACGCCGACGACGCCCCGAAGGTGCAGTCCGCCGCGGCGCACTCCAAGGGCCGGGTGAGCAACCCGGTGACGGTGAAGTCCGACGAGTACGGCGAATTCGAGCTCGACCACGGCGCCGTCGTCATCGCCGCCGTCACGTCGTGCACCAACACCTCCAACCCCGAGGTGATGCTGGGCGCGGCGCTGCTGGCCCGCAACGCCGTCGAGAAAGGCCTGGCATCCAAGCCGTGGGTCAAGACCACCATGGCGCCGGGATCGCAGGTAGTCAACGACTACTACGACAAGGCCGGACTGTGGCCCTACCTGGAGAAGCTGGGCTTCTACCTGGTCGGCTACGGCTGCACGACGTGCATCGGCAACTCCGGCCCGCTGCCCGAGGAAATCTCGAAAGCGGTGAACGACAACGACCTTGCGGTGGCCGCCGTGCTCTCAGGCAACCGCAACTTCGAGGGCCGCATCAACCCCGACGTCAAGATGAACTACCTGGCCTCGCCGCCACTTGTCGTGGCCTACGCGCTGGCCGGGTCGATGGACTTCGACTTCGACAAGGACCCGCTGGGCACCGACAAAGAAGGCAACGACGTTTTCCTCAAGGACATCTGGCCGTCACAGAAAGACGTCTCGGACACCATCGCCTCGGCGATCAGCCAGGAGATGTTCGTCAAGAACTACGCCGACGTGTTCAAGGGTGACGAGCGCTGGCAGAACCTGCCCACCCCGAGCGGCAACACCTTCGAGTGGGACGAGGATTCGACGTACGTGCGCAAGCCGCCGTACTTCGACGGGATGCCCGCCGAGCCCGAGCCGGTCAGCGACATCAAGGGCGCCAGAGTGCTTGCCTTGCTGGGTGATTCGGTGACCACCGACCACATCTCGCCCGCGAGCAGCATCAAGCCGGGCACGCCGGCCGCCGAATACCTCGACGAGCACGGTGTGCAGCGCAAGGACTACAACTCCTTCGGCTCTCGCCGCGGCAACCACGAGGTGATGATCCGCGGCACCTTCGCCAACATCCGGTTGCGCAACCAGTTGCTCGACGACGTCTCCGGCGGCTACACCCGCGACTTCACCCAGGACGGCGCGCCGCAGGCATTCATCTACGATGCGGCGCAAAACTATGCGGCACAAAACATTCCGCTGGTGGTACTGGGCGGCAAGGAGTACGGATCCGGTTCCTCGCGCGACTGGGCGGCCAAGGGCACCCGGCTGTTGGGGGTGCGCGCGGTGATCGCCGAGTCCTTCGAGCGCATCCACCGGTCCAACCTGATCGGGATGGGCGTCATCCCGCTGCAGTTCCCCGACGGCGAGTCGGCTGAATCGCTGGGGCTGGACGGCACCGAGGTGTTCGACATCACCGGGATCGAGGAACTCAACAACGGCAAGACGCCGAAGACGGTAAAGGTCAAGGCCAGCAAGGATTCCGGAGACCCGATCGAATTCGACGCGAAGGTGCGCATCGACACCCCGGGAGAGGCGGACTACTACCGAAACGGTGGCATCCTGCAGTACGTGCTGCGCAACATGCTCAAGTCGGGCTAG
- a CDS encoding peptidoglycan endopeptidase RipA, whose protein sequence is MRRTRHGSASQAAARLVRPAVPAVLSVALLLCTPELAGGVANAEPAKDSIAVLIANVAKANQRLEDLSSAVEQEQENVNKALVAVEEAREHADAAGHELEASQQAVKDANAAIATAQQRFNTFAVATYMRGPSGGYLMARSPEDMIAAATDARAVATSAQTVMAKLQRARTEQVNKESAARLAKQKADKAAADAKGSQDAAAAALAETTRKFDEQRDEVNRLAAERDEAEARLQQARFVVWTQSGGQGTPPPGMWDSATSPNGGRRWDGWDPTLPQIPSANIQGDPIAVVNQVLGYSATSAQVTAQMGRNFLQQLGILKPTDTGITNAPTASTSGRIPRVYGRQASEYVIRRGMSQIGVPYSWGGGTAAGPSHGIDSGANITGFDCSGLVLYSFAGVGIKLPHYSGSQYNLGRKIPTSQMRRGDVIFYGPGGSQHVTIYLGDGQMLEAPDIGLKVRTAPVRTSGMTPFVVRYIEY, encoded by the coding sequence ATGAGACGGACACGCCACGGCTCTGCCTCTCAGGCCGCCGCCCGGCTGGTGCGCCCAGCGGTTCCGGCGGTGCTGAGTGTGGCGTTGTTGCTCTGCACCCCGGAGCTGGCCGGGGGAGTGGCGAATGCCGAGCCTGCCAAGGACTCCATTGCGGTGCTGATCGCCAACGTCGCCAAGGCCAACCAGCGTCTCGAGGATCTGAGTTCCGCTGTCGAGCAGGAGCAGGAGAACGTCAACAAGGCGCTGGTAGCGGTCGAGGAGGCACGCGAACACGCCGACGCGGCCGGGCACGAACTGGAGGCCAGTCAGCAGGCGGTCAAGGACGCCAACGCGGCCATCGCCACGGCCCAACAGCGGTTCAACACCTTCGCGGTGGCCACGTACATGAGAGGCCCCTCCGGTGGCTATCTGATGGCGCGCAGCCCGGAGGACATGATCGCCGCGGCGACCGACGCCCGCGCCGTCGCGACCAGCGCGCAAACGGTGATGGCCAAGCTGCAGCGGGCGCGTACCGAGCAGGTGAACAAGGAGTCGGCGGCCCGACTGGCCAAGCAGAAGGCCGACAAGGCCGCTGCCGACGCCAAGGGCAGCCAGGACGCGGCGGCGGCGGCGCTGGCCGAGACCACCCGCAAGTTCGACGAACAGCGTGACGAGGTCAATCGTCTCGCTGCGGAGCGCGACGAGGCCGAAGCCCGGCTGCAGCAAGCCAGGTTCGTGGTCTGGACCCAGTCCGGCGGGCAGGGCACGCCGCCGCCGGGAATGTGGGACAGCGCGACCAGCCCCAACGGTGGCCGTCGTTGGGACGGCTGGGACCCCACGCTGCCGCAGATCCCCAGCGCCAACATCCAGGGCGACCCGATCGCGGTGGTCAACCAGGTGCTCGGCTACTCGGCGACCTCGGCGCAGGTCACCGCCCAGATGGGGCGCAACTTCCTGCAGCAACTGGGCATCCTCAAGCCCACCGACACCGGAATCACCAACGCCCCGACCGCATCGACGTCGGGCCGCATCCCGCGGGTCTACGGCCGCCAAGCCTCCGAGTACGTGATCCGCCGCGGCATGTCGCAGATCGGCGTGCCCTACTCCTGGGGCGGCGGCACCGCGGCCGGACCCAGCCACGGCATCGACTCCGGAGCAAACATCACCGGGTTCGACTGTTCGGGCTTGGTGCTGTACTCCTTCGCCGGGGTGGGCATCAAGTTGCCGCACTACTCGGGCTCGCAGTACAACCTCGGCCGCAAGATCCCGACGTCCCAGATGCGCCGCGGCGACGTCATCTTCTACGGCCCGGGCGGCAGCCAGCACGTGACGATCTACCTCGGCGACGGGCAGATGCTCGAGGCGCCCGACATCGGTTTGAAGGTACGCACAGCGCCCGTGCGCACCAGCGGCATGACGCCCTTCGTGGTCCGCTACATCGAGTATTAA